One part of the Sporosarcina ureae genome encodes these proteins:
- the gcvT gene encoding glycine cleavage system aminomethyltransferase GcvT: protein MTNPLLRTPLFESYKEYGGKTIDFGGWELPVQFSSIKAEHEAVRTKAGLFDVSHMGEVFVSGSGALDYLQKLVTNDVSKLKIGQAQYTVMCNEQGGTIDDFLIYKLEDERYLLVVNASNIEKDVEWMEKQQTDNVVIDNQSSNYALLALQGPVAETILQKLTDETLEEIKFFRFKEHVQVGGEDVLVSRTGYTGENGFEIYGTAEAIQNLWSKILQEGKEDGVVPAGLGARDTLRFEAGLPLYGQELREDISPLEAGLGFVVKVNKEEDFIGKDVLVKQKEQGVERKLVGLEMIDKGIPRTGYKVFAGDKEIGEVTTGTQSPTLKKNIGFALLSTEFTELDTEVEVEIRTKRLKAKVIATPFYKRS from the coding sequence TTGACGAATCCATTATTACGTACACCGTTATTTGAAAGTTACAAAGAGTACGGAGGTAAAACAATCGACTTTGGCGGTTGGGAGTTGCCTGTGCAGTTTTCTAGCATTAAGGCAGAACACGAAGCCGTTCGAACAAAAGCGGGATTGTTTGATGTTTCGCATATGGGAGAAGTTTTTGTTAGTGGTAGCGGAGCACTTGACTATTTGCAGAAACTTGTAACGAATGACGTTTCGAAACTGAAGATCGGCCAAGCACAGTATACAGTGATGTGTAACGAGCAAGGTGGAACGATCGATGATTTCTTAATTTATAAATTAGAAGATGAACGCTATTTATTAGTAGTTAATGCATCCAATATTGAAAAAGATGTTGAATGGATGGAAAAGCAGCAGACAGACAATGTGGTCATCGATAACCAGTCTTCGAACTATGCGTTACTCGCATTGCAAGGTCCTGTGGCGGAAACAATATTACAGAAACTAACAGATGAAACGCTTGAAGAGATCAAATTTTTCCGCTTTAAAGAGCATGTTCAAGTAGGCGGGGAAGATGTGCTTGTTTCACGTACTGGTTATACAGGAGAAAATGGATTTGAAATCTACGGTACAGCTGAAGCCATCCAGAACTTGTGGTCAAAGATTTTGCAAGAAGGCAAAGAAGATGGTGTCGTACCTGCAGGTCTTGGTGCACGAGACACATTGCGCTTCGAAGCGGGACTGCCACTATACGGTCAAGAGCTAAGAGAAGATATATCTCCACTCGAAGCAGGACTTGGTTTCGTCGTGAAAGTGAATAAAGAAGAAGACTTCATTGGTAAAGATGTATTAGTGAAGCAAAAAGAACAAGGCGTCGAACGTAAGCTTGTTGGACTCGAAATGATCGATAAAGGGATTCCGCGTACTGGATATAAAGTATTTGCGGGCGACAAAGAGATCGGTGAAGTAACAACTGGTACGCAGTCTCCTACATTAAAGAAGAACATCGGTTTTGCGCTATTGTCTACAGAGTTCACTGAGCTCGATACAGAAGTTGAAGTAGAAATTCGCACGAAACGTCTGAAAGCAAAAGTTATTGCAACACCTTTCTATAAAAGATCATAA
- the gcvPA gene encoding aminomethyl-transferring glycine dehydrogenase subunit GcvPA, translating to MKHRYLPMTEQDQKDMLETIGISSIDELFSDIPEKVRFKGEYKIKPAKSETSLLKELGRLAAKNINAQDYASFLGAGVYDHYRPIIVDHVISRSEFYTAYTPYQPEISQGELQAIFEFQTMICELTGMELANSSMYDGGTALAEAGTLAAGHTRRKKLLVSATVHNESHAVVKSYADGQYIEVVTIPHTDGVTDMDKLKELIDDETAAVLVQYPNFYGQVEDLQAISDIAHENGALSIVSANPLALGLLTPPGALGADITVGDAQPFGIPESFGGPHCGYFAVSKKLMRKVPGRLVGETNDDQGRRGYVLTLQAREQHIRRDKATSNICSNQALNALAASVAMTALGKEGIKEIAYQNIAKTAYAKQAFEKAGFEVKFGAAHFNELVVDCKSPIKDVNKRLLDQGIIGGYDLSLVDESLANHALIAVTEQRTKEEIDAYVQELEAIHA from the coding sequence ATGAAGCATCGTTATCTACCTATGACGGAGCAAGATCAGAAAGACATGCTTGAAACAATCGGAATTTCTTCCATCGATGAACTCTTTTCGGATATTCCCGAAAAAGTACGATTCAAAGGTGAATATAAGATCAAGCCTGCGAAATCCGAAACATCTCTTTTAAAAGAACTTGGACGTTTAGCTGCGAAAAACATCAACGCTCAAGACTATGCTTCGTTCCTAGGAGCGGGAGTCTATGATCACTATCGTCCGATCATCGTAGATCATGTCATTTCACGTTCTGAGTTCTATACGGCATACACGCCATACCAGCCAGAAATTTCACAAGGTGAGTTGCAAGCGATTTTCGAATTCCAGACGATGATCTGTGAATTGACAGGCATGGAGCTTGCGAACTCTTCTATGTATGATGGCGGAACAGCACTAGCGGAAGCGGGCACACTTGCTGCAGGCCATACACGCCGCAAGAAGTTGCTTGTATCGGCTACTGTTCACAACGAATCACACGCAGTGGTGAAATCGTACGCTGACGGGCAGTATATTGAAGTTGTCACAATTCCTCATACAGATGGCGTAACAGACATGGATAAGCTCAAGGAATTGATTGATGACGAGACTGCAGCAGTGCTTGTTCAATACCCGAACTTCTACGGACAAGTAGAGGATCTTCAGGCAATCAGTGATATTGCACATGAAAACGGTGCATTGTCGATCGTTTCGGCGAATCCACTTGCTTTAGGACTCTTAACACCACCCGGAGCGCTTGGAGCGGATATTACTGTTGGAGACGCACAACCATTCGGCATTCCAGAGTCATTCGGTGGACCACACTGTGGATATTTTGCTGTATCGAAAAAGTTGATGCGTAAAGTACCAGGTCGTCTAGTCGGTGAAACGAATGATGATCAAGGTCGTAGAGGATACGTTCTGACTTTGCAAGCGCGTGAGCAGCATATTCGTCGTGATAAAGCGACGTCCAATATTTGTTCGAATCAAGCGCTTAATGCTCTTGCAGCATCTGTTGCGATGACAGCCCTTGGTAAAGAAGGAATTAAAGAAATTGCGTATCAAAACATCGCGAAAACAGCTTACGCGAAACAAGCATTTGAAAAAGCAGGCTTTGAAGTGAAATTCGGTGCTGCTCATTTCAATGAACTAGTCGTAGATTGCAAATCACCGATTAAAGACGTTAACAAACGTTTGCTGGATCAAGGTATTATCGGTGGATACGATTTGAGTCTTGTGGACGAAAGTCTTGCAAACCACGCACTGATCGCAGTAACAGAACAACGTACGAAAGAAGAAATCGATGCATACGTGCAAGAATTGGAGGCTATCCATGCATAA
- the gcvPB gene encoding aminomethyl-transferring glycine dehydrogenase subunit GcvPB yields the protein MHKENQSLIFEVSKPGRIGYSLPELDVPEVDVASILSQGVIRTEDAELPEVSELDIMRHYTALSNRNHGVDTGFYPLGSCTMKYNPKINEAVARFPGFARVHPLQDESTVQGALEVAYDLQEHLAEITGMPQVTLQPAAGAHGEWTALMMIRAFHEANGDTQRTKVLVPDSAHGTNPASATVAGFDTVTVKSNEKGLVDLEDLKSKVGPDTAALMLTNPNTLGLFEEDILEMAAAVHGVGGKLYYDGANLNAVMSKARPGDMGFDAVHLNLHKTFTGPHGGGGPGSGPVGVTDELAAFLPKPVIEKVDDRFVLNYDVPQSIGRVKPFYGNFGIYLRAYTYIRSMGPDGLKAVTEYAVLNANYMMRRLEPYFDLPYTQHCKHEFVLSGRRQKKLGARTLDMAKRLLDFGYHPPTIYFPLNVEEAMMIEPTETESKETLDNFIEAMIQIAKEVEENPEIVQEAPHTTVIGRLDETKAARKPVLRYIKEESPVEETVQ from the coding sequence ATGCATAAGGAAAACCAATCACTCATTTTTGAAGTATCCAAACCTGGACGAATCGGTTATAGCTTACCTGAATTAGATGTACCTGAAGTAGATGTTGCGTCTATTTTATCTCAAGGTGTTATTCGCACAGAAGACGCAGAACTGCCGGAAGTATCTGAACTGGACATCATGCGTCACTACACTGCATTGTCTAATCGTAACCATGGAGTCGATACAGGATTCTATCCATTAGGTTCTTGTACGATGAAGTATAATCCGAAAATCAACGAAGCGGTTGCACGCTTCCCTGGATTCGCACGCGTTCATCCGTTACAAGACGAGTCTACGGTTCAAGGTGCACTCGAAGTAGCGTATGATCTGCAAGAGCACTTAGCTGAAATCACGGGGATGCCACAAGTTACATTGCAACCTGCAGCAGGTGCACATGGTGAGTGGACGGCATTGATGATGATTCGTGCTTTCCATGAAGCAAATGGTGATACACAGCGTACGAAAGTACTTGTTCCTGACTCTGCTCACGGTACAAATCCAGCTTCTGCAACGGTTGCAGGCTTTGACACAGTGACAGTTAAGTCGAATGAAAAAGGCTTAGTTGATCTTGAAGACTTGAAATCAAAAGTAGGTCCCGATACTGCAGCATTGATGTTGACGAATCCAAACACGCTGGGGCTTTTCGAGGAAGATATCTTGGAAATGGCGGCAGCAGTTCACGGAGTTGGCGGAAAGCTGTATTATGATGGAGCAAACTTGAATGCCGTTATGTCCAAAGCACGCCCAGGCGATATGGGCTTCGATGCGGTACATTTGAACTTGCATAAGACGTTCACAGGTCCTCACGGTGGCGGTGGTCCAGGTTCAGGTCCAGTTGGGGTAACTGACGAACTCGCTGCATTCCTGCCGAAACCAGTCATTGAAAAAGTGGATGATCGTTTCGTACTAAACTATGATGTACCGCAATCTATCGGTCGCGTGAAGCCATTCTACGGAAACTTCGGTATTTACTTACGTGCATACACGTATATCCGCTCAATGGGTCCGGATGGCTTGAAAGCTGTTACTGAATATGCAGTACTCAATGCAAACTATATGATGCGTCGTCTAGAGCCATACTTCGACCTTCCGTATACACAGCATTGTAAACATGAATTCGTCTTATCAGGCCGTCGCCAGAAGAAGCTTGGCGCGCGTACACTTGATATGGCGAAACGCTTGTTAGATTTCGGATATCATCCGCCTACAATCTACTTCCCGTTGAATGTCGAGGAAGCTATGATGATCGAGCCGACAGAAACGGAGTCAAAAGAAACATTGGATAACTTCATCGAAGCGATGATTCAAATTGCGAAAGAAGTAGAAGAGAATCCAGAAATCGTTCAAGAGGCACCACACACAACTGTCATCGGTCGTTTGGATGAAACTAAGGCAGCGCGTAAGCCTGTGTTGCGTTATATAAAAGAAGAGTCACCTGTAGAAGAAACTGTACAATAA
- a CDS encoding malate synthase, producing the protein MNLINEEITHNVFGEGNIVEHEESFITVDFNKDLKRFVYPDAFENFIKLNDRSMAESLEKVFVERKAEEKILEKKRKEEKAAQRLEQQRREILKNHKIHESSQIVFWLDSEKQSDILNSWEITTGNIQSGKNKGLPNPVTRLRPNSAGILTVRTSDQTETERIILGLFMVDDTFTGTIGEDGLVPYHPEYRITLTEEESQKMLFWNYYKNKNYPDRTSWNSGTFRYFDNIWTAQILRDIIALKTDEEEIKEAQNFMDYFCRMNAIDMTNIPEAEGALNS; encoded by the coding sequence GTGAATTTGATTAACGAAGAAATAACTCATAACGTGTTTGGTGAAGGAAATATTGTGGAACACGAGGAATCATTCATCACCGTTGATTTTAACAAGGATCTTAAAAGATTTGTTTATCCCGATGCTTTTGAAAACTTTATTAAATTAAATGATCGAAGTATGGCAGAGTCGTTAGAAAAAGTCTTTGTAGAAAGAAAAGCTGAAGAGAAAATTCTTGAGAAGAAACGTAAAGAAGAAAAAGCTGCTCAAAGATTAGAACAGCAACGTAGAGAAATACTCAAGAATCATAAAATTCATGAAAGCTCACAAATCGTTTTCTGGTTAGATTCAGAAAAGCAATCAGACATTTTGAATAGTTGGGAAATAACTACAGGCAACATTCAGAGCGGGAAGAACAAAGGTCTACCGAACCCTGTTACACGTTTGCGCCCGAACAGTGCAGGTATTCTAACCGTAAGAACTTCTGATCAAACGGAAACGGAAAGAATCATTTTAGGTCTTTTCATGGTTGATGATACATTTACAGGTACTATTGGGGAAGACGGATTGGTTCCTTACCACCCTGAATATAGAATAACACTGACAGAAGAAGAATCTCAGAAAATGCTTTTCTGGAATTACTACAAAAATAAAAACTACCCAGACCGTACTTCATGGAATTCGGGAACATTCCGCTATTTTGATAATATTTGGACAGCTCAAATATTACGAGATATCATTGCGTTGAAAACGGATGAAGAAGAAATCAAAGAAGCACAAAATTTCATGGACTACTTCTGTAGAATGAATGCGATTGACATGACAAATATTCCAGAAGCTGAAGGTGCGCTGAACTCGTAA
- a CDS encoding LacI family DNA-binding transcriptional regulator, producing MRNTVTAMDVAKLAGVSQSSVSRVYFEGASVSDKTRKRVLEAAAELGYRPNVYARSLITNQSKIIGLVMKNVQNPFYAHVLKRFSSIFKQQGYSILFVSTNNDEIQDEDVETLLNYNVAGVIVTDATMSQEVGEEFKQSHIPIVFFNRKPRNNVYHSISCNNLQAGRSIAQFLLATGSTELALVTGNEDTSTSIERKKGFCEILDQQNIPLRTYNSDYTYEGGYNTAMSILEENQLPSAIFVANDIMALGLLDAFRKYKVLIPEHTRVIGFDNIAMTSWPAYELTTWEQPIEEMIEKTVTYLMDEVQSYTGLVRTIEVDGKLVERKTT from the coding sequence ATGCGAAATACAGTAACTGCGATGGACGTTGCTAAGCTAGCTGGCGTTTCACAGTCATCAGTTTCAAGAGTTTATTTTGAAGGTGCTTCTGTTTCGGATAAAACTAGGAAACGGGTTCTGGAGGCGGCAGCCGAGCTTGGTTACCGTCCTAACGTATACGCGAGAAGTCTAATTACGAACCAATCTAAAATTATTGGGTTGGTAATGAAAAATGTGCAAAATCCATTTTATGCGCATGTGTTGAAACGATTCAGCTCCATCTTTAAACAGCAGGGATACAGTATCTTATTTGTTTCAACAAATAATGATGAAATCCAAGATGAAGACGTGGAAACATTACTCAACTACAATGTAGCGGGCGTAATCGTGACGGATGCTACGATGTCCCAAGAAGTGGGGGAAGAGTTCAAGCAAAGTCATATTCCCATAGTATTCTTTAATAGAAAGCCACGTAATAACGTCTATCATTCAATAAGTTGCAATAATTTACAAGCAGGTCGCTCTATCGCACAATTTTTATTAGCTACTGGATCAACTGAATTAGCGTTGGTGACAGGTAATGAAGATACGTCGACAAGTATTGAACGAAAAAAAGGCTTTTGTGAAATACTCGATCAACAAAATATCCCACTCCGTACGTATAATTCAGATTACACTTACGAAGGTGGATATAATACGGCAATGTCCATTTTAGAAGAAAATCAGTTACCTTCTGCAATTTTTGTTGCAAATGATATTATGGCACTTGGACTGCTGGATGCCTTTCGCAAGTATAAAGTTCTTATACCAGAACACACTAGGGTTATTGGATTTGATAATATCGCGATGACTTCTTGGCCTGCATATGAATTAACTACATGGGAACAGCCAATAGAAGAAATGATCGAGAAAACAGTGACTTATCTGATGGATGAAGTCCAGTCCTATACAGGATTAGTCCGCACAATAGAAGTGGATGGAAAATTAGTTGAAAGAAAAACCACATAA
- the hisD gene encoding histidinol dehydrogenase: MVKVIKAGKSQEEVVANDTKVSEIVAGALKDVETRGDQAVRELSEKFDKWSPESFRLSESEIKDIVAQVPDSVIEDIKFAQTNIKAFAEAQLASLHDVEVENIPGVILGHKNIPVNSVGCYIPGGRYPMVASAHMSVLTAKVAGVKRVIACTPPINGEIPKATIAAMYLAGADEIYLLGGIQAMGAMAIGTETIESVDMIVGPGNAFVAEAKRQLYGRVGIDLFAGPTETLVVADHTADAEMIAIDLLGQGEHGPTSPGALITTSEELAHETIKEIARQLETLPTADVASVSWEDYGQILVVDSIEEARVEADRLAFEHVEILTENPDYFLENMTNYGCLFLGPETNVAYGDKVIGTNHTLPTKGAARYTGGLWVGKFIKTVTYQKITTPEASAYIGEYAARLCLLENFEGHARQAQLRVDRYGKN, encoded by the coding sequence ATGGTAAAAGTGATTAAAGCAGGTAAATCTCAAGAAGAAGTAGTAGCAAACGACACAAAGGTATCCGAAATTGTTGCAGGAGCTTTGAAAGATGTAGAAACTCGTGGTGACCAAGCAGTTCGTGAATTATCTGAGAAGTTCGATAAGTGGAGCCCTGAATCATTCAGATTGAGCGAATCAGAAATTAAAGATATCGTGGCACAAGTGCCTGATAGCGTCATTGAAGACATTAAGTTTGCACAAACTAATATTAAAGCGTTTGCAGAAGCACAACTGGCTTCATTGCATGATGTAGAAGTGGAAAATATTCCAGGAGTTATTTTGGGGCATAAAAATATTCCTGTAAACAGTGTAGGCTGTTATATCCCTGGCGGCCGTTACCCGATGGTTGCGTCTGCGCATATGAGCGTATTGACTGCGAAGGTTGCAGGAGTGAAACGAGTGATCGCATGTACACCACCGATTAATGGTGAAATTCCAAAAGCGACGATAGCGGCTATGTATTTAGCAGGAGCAGACGAAATTTACTTGTTGGGCGGCATTCAAGCGATGGGTGCAATGGCGATCGGGACAGAAACAATTGAATCTGTTGATATGATTGTCGGACCTGGTAATGCGTTCGTTGCAGAAGCGAAGCGTCAATTATACGGTCGTGTAGGAATAGACCTCTTTGCAGGTCCAACTGAGACATTAGTTGTAGCAGACCACACAGCAGATGCAGAAATGATAGCGATTGATCTTCTAGGACAAGGTGAACACGGACCAACGTCTCCTGGCGCATTGATTACGACTTCTGAAGAGCTGGCACATGAAACTATTAAAGAAATTGCGCGTCAATTGGAAACGCTTCCGACAGCAGACGTTGCAAGCGTATCGTGGGAAGACTATGGTCAAATATTGGTCGTGGATTCCATTGAAGAAGCTCGTGTAGAAGCGGATCGCTTGGCATTTGAACACGTAGAGATTTTAACGGAGAACCCAGATTACTTCCTTGAGAATATGACTAACTACGGTTGCTTGTTCTTGGGACCAGAGACGAACGTAGCGTACGGGGATAAAGTAATTGGAACAAATCATACATTACCGACTAAAGGGGCAGCTCGTTATACAGGTGGATTATGGGTTGGTAAATTCATCAAAACAGTTACTTATCAGAAGATCACAACACCTGAAGCTTCAGCCTATATCGGCGAATACGCAGCAAGACTTTGTCTATTGGAAAACTTTGAAGGACATGCAAGACAAGCTCAACTTCGAGTAGATCGTTACGGAAAAAACTAA
- a CDS encoding GntP family permease — MLGMIGLFGGLAILIFLTMKGMNLLIAAPITALFIAILNGIPLFPQLVEEGAVNFLTNYMGGFTGFIASWYLMFLTGAIFGKVMEDSGGADSISKWIVSKIGMKRAALAVVIACAVLTYGGVSLFVVAFSVYPMALSLFKQADLPRRFIPAALAFGSTTFTMTSAGSPEIQNWIPIEFLGTTPYAGWEVSIFVAVFMFLFGYWWLKRMISKAVANGEKFISRKTDKEVDMKRDLPNPILSMIPLVVVLGLTLLLHKSLGTSALIISLSGGILATFLLNKKYFQNFGHAVGEGAMGAVIAIANTAAVVGFGGVVKATPAFEAAVNVMTDIPGSPLIGGALAVAVIAGLTGSSSGGQAIALPLLAPHYLDLGVDPEALHRTVSISSGSLDSLPQGGYVVTTIRSIAGETHKDAYPAFGALSVVVPILGAAVAVILFSIGL; from the coding sequence ATGTTAGGGATGATCGGCCTTTTTGGGGGACTTGCGATCTTGATCTTTTTGACAATGAAAGGGATGAACCTTCTTATTGCGGCGCCAATTACAGCGCTGTTTATCGCGATTTTGAATGGAATCCCGCTGTTCCCACAGTTAGTAGAAGAAGGCGCGGTTAACTTCTTAACGAACTATATGGGCGGATTTACAGGATTCATCGCCTCTTGGTATTTGATGTTCTTGACAGGTGCAATATTCGGTAAAGTCATGGAAGACAGTGGTGGTGCTGATAGTATTTCAAAATGGATTGTCAGTAAAATCGGTATGAAGAGGGCGGCATTGGCCGTGGTTATAGCTTGTGCAGTGTTAACGTATGGCGGGGTAAGTTTGTTTGTTGTTGCATTCTCGGTATATCCGATGGCGCTCAGTCTTTTCAAACAAGCTGACTTGCCAAGAAGATTCATTCCTGCGGCACTGGCATTCGGTTCTACGACATTTACGATGACATCTGCGGGATCTCCTGAAATCCAAAACTGGATTCCAATTGAGTTTCTTGGGACGACTCCATATGCTGGATGGGAAGTTAGTATTTTCGTAGCCGTCTTTATGTTCTTATTTGGCTATTGGTGGTTGAAACGAATGATTTCAAAAGCCGTTGCCAATGGCGAGAAATTCATCTCAAGAAAAACAGATAAAGAAGTAGATATGAAAAGAGATCTTCCTAATCCAATTCTTAGCATGATTCCGTTGGTTGTTGTACTTGGACTCACTTTACTTTTACACAAATCACTCGGAACATCCGCACTGATCATCTCTTTAAGTGGTGGTATATTGGCAACATTCTTGCTGAATAAAAAATACTTCCAGAACTTTGGACATGCGGTTGGAGAAGGGGCAATGGGTGCAGTGATTGCAATCGCAAACACTGCAGCAGTTGTTGGTTTTGGTGGTGTAGTAAAGGCGACACCGGCTTTTGAAGCGGCGGTCAACGTGATGACGGATATACCAGGTAGCCCACTGATCGGTGGAGCATTGGCAGTAGCGGTTATTGCCGGACTGACTGGTTCATCATCTGGTGGACAAGCTATCGCCTTGCCACTACTAGCACCACATTATTTAGATTTAGGCGTCGATCCGGAAGCCTTGCATCGTACAGTTTCCATATCTTCAGGGTCACTTGATTCACTTCCTCAAGGTGGATATGTTGTAACGACTATCCGATCCATTGCAGGTGAAACACATAAAGACGCGTACCCAGCATTTGGAGCGTTGTCAGTTGTTGTACCAATACTTGGTGCTGCGGTTGCAGTGATTCTATTCTCAATCGGACTATAA
- a CDS encoding 3-hydroxyacyl-CoA dehydrogenase family protein, producing MNTITIIGCGTMGHSIGLAAAWSGIPVRLVGMSEKDLDKARAGLQSKLDTMMENGLLDVIKIKEIQKAIEFTTSLEEAVVDSSFIFEVIPEQIELKRVLYKKLEQLVSKTSIIASNTSGFKPSELATEMKYPNRFIVTHFWNPAHLIPLVEVVKGEYTDDETVESAMELLRSMNKKPVLVKKEITGFIGNRLQYALFREAQYLLDIGAASKEDIDAAVTYSIGRRLPVTGPLMTADMGGLDVFSAISNYLFSDLSVAEQSGEAVTSLVDAGHLGDKSGRGFYDWDEKTSQKINKERERMLIEFLKNDKKLDEEVEK from the coding sequence ATGAATACTATAACGATTATAGGCTGCGGTACAATGGGCCACTCTATAGGATTGGCGGCTGCTTGGTCAGGTATTCCTGTTAGACTGGTTGGAATGAGCGAAAAGGATCTGGATAAAGCACGGGCTGGATTACAAAGTAAATTGGATACTATGATGGAAAACGGTCTTCTAGATGTAATTAAGATAAAAGAAATACAGAAAGCCATTGAATTCACAACTTCCTTAGAAGAGGCAGTTGTTGATTCCAGTTTCATTTTTGAAGTAATTCCTGAACAAATTGAATTAAAACGGGTATTGTATAAAAAGCTAGAGCAACTCGTCAGTAAGACAAGCATTATTGCTAGCAACACATCGGGATTTAAACCTAGTGAACTAGCTACAGAAATGAAGTATCCGAATCGATTCATCGTCACTCATTTCTGGAATCCTGCACATTTGATCCCGCTTGTAGAAGTTGTAAAGGGAGAGTATACAGATGACGAAACGGTAGAGTCGGCAATGGAGTTACTCAGGTCGATGAATAAGAAGCCGGTACTTGTAAAAAAAGAAATCACGGGCTTTATAGGCAATCGCCTTCAATACGCATTGTTTAGAGAAGCGCAGTATTTGTTGGACATTGGGGCAGCGTCTAAAGAAGACATAGATGCTGCAGTTACCTATAGCATCGGACGTCGTTTGCCTGTTACCGGACCTCTAATGACAGCGGATATGGGCGGACTGGATGTGTTTTCGGCCATCTCGAATTATTTGTTTAGTGACTTGAGTGTAGCTGAGCAGTCGGGAGAAGCGGTGACTAGTCTCGTGGATGCGGGTCATTTAGGGGATAAAAGCGGACGTGGATTTTACGACTGGGATGAAAAGACTTCGCAAAAGATCAATAAAGAACGAGAACGCATGTTGATCGAATTCTTGAAGAATGATAAGAAGTTGGATGAGGAGGTAGAAAAATGA
- a CDS encoding SDR family NAD(P)-dependent oxidoreductase has translation MSSYFTELAGKTIIVTGGSKGIGKDIARTFAELKANVIVTGRDEEVLQKAVLELQELNPRCMGIPGDLSNLSVIQQLIETVVTEFGTIDVLVNNAGVNIAKLAMEVTEADWDTVLDLNLKSVFFSSQAAARHMLKQNSGKIINIASQMAFVGYYKRAAYCASKGGLVQLTKALAVEWAEHGVTVNAVAPTFIETELTEKMFEDVDFKSDVEKRILLNGLAKPKDISGAVLYLASDMAGFVTGETIKVDGGWTAI, from the coding sequence ATGAGCAGCTATTTCACTGAACTTGCGGGCAAGACGATAATTGTTACCGGTGGAAGCAAAGGGATAGGAAAAGATATCGCGCGTACATTTGCGGAGCTTAAAGCGAATGTCATCGTTACTGGACGTGATGAAGAAGTTCTTCAAAAAGCAGTATTAGAGCTGCAGGAGTTGAATCCAAGATGTATGGGGATACCGGGAGATTTAAGCAACTTATCTGTAATTCAACAACTGATCGAGACTGTCGTGACGGAGTTTGGAACGATTGACGTGTTAGTGAATAACGCGGGAGTAAATATTGCGAAGCTTGCAATGGAAGTGACTGAAGCAGATTGGGATACCGTACTTGATTTGAATTTGAAGTCGGTGTTCTTTAGCAGTCAGGCAGCCGCACGTCATATGCTGAAGCAAAACAGTGGCAAGATCATTAATATCGCTTCACAAATGGCATTCGTAGGTTATTATAAACGTGCAGCGTATTGTGCCAGCAAAGGTGGACTTGTTCAATTGACGAAAGCGCTAGCGGTAGAGTGGGCGGAGCATGGTGTGACGGTCAATGCAGTAGCTCCTACGTTCATTGAAACTGAGTTAACAGAGAAGATGTTTGAGGATGTAGATTTTAAATCTGATGTAGAGAAACGTATACTATTAAATGGTTTGGCGAAACCGAAAGATATTTCAGGGGCGGTTCTATATTTGGCTTCTGATATGGCCGGTTTTGTTACAGGTGAAACGATTAAAGTTGACGGTGGATGGACAGCTATTTAA